Proteins encoded in a region of the Salminus brasiliensis chromosome 2, fSalBra1.hap2, whole genome shotgun sequence genome:
- the phlda2 gene encoding pleckstrin homology-like domain family A member 2, with protein sequence MKMSASEVSRVLKEGELEKRSDNLLQFWKRKTCVLTTDSLNIYADQQKKNKSKELKLQSIKKVDCVERTGKFVYFTIVTTDNKEIDFRCSGEENCWNAVITMALIDFQNRQAIQDFKTRQDTETTTQQDIRMARSP encoded by the coding sequence ATGAAAATGTCCGCGTCCGAGGTGTCGCGAGTCCTGAAGGAGGGCGAGCTGGAAAAGAGGAGCGACAACCTGCTGCAGTTCTGGAAGAGGAAGACGTGTGTGCTCACCACAGACAGCCTCAACATCTACGCCGACCAGCAGaagaagaacaaaagcaaaGAGCTGAAGCTCCAGTCCATCAAGAAGGTGGACTGCGTGGAGCGCACCGGCAAGTTCGTCTACTTCACCATCGTGACCACGGACAACAAGGAGATCGACTTCCGGTGCTCGGGAGAGGAAAACTGCTGGAACGCGGTGATCACCATGGCCCTGATCGACTTTCAGAACAGGCAGGCCATCCAGGACTTTAAAACGAGGCAGGACACCGAGACCACAACGCAGCAGGACATAAGAATGGCCAGATCCCCCTGA